A segment of the Pecten maximus unplaced genomic scaffold, xPecMax1.1, whole genome shotgun sequence genome:
gcagtctccTAACATGAGCATCTTCAGTTCTCATGACTTCATACATACACttgcacacttggaatatttttatatctaacaAAATGGTCCAACATAAGGGAACCCACAGGACATTTCGTGGtaatttttacaactgatgtgttccctcagacagagtggatcaagctttctgattttaagaaaatccaaactAATAAATGATTTACTTGCTTGTCTTAttctttagctacatgtaattataatatacccttttcaaatgctgttaagtaatatgcataaagctgtgaaattttttgtgttacataaaataaatcagaaaataattttatatcatcaaaatctgaatgtagAATCgatacttattgcattttttaccttatacaactttttgttgtttgcatatacaatatgattaatatccaaaataaatataaatattctttatcactttcaaaattatagTTTATCGGTTTAAAACtgagtaaaaatgttgatattcatgtTGCACACATgcaaatctcccttatttttgacaaaactcccataaaataatcatcaatctcccttatgGGTCACCTGAAAGTATGGCATGTATATATGCAGTCATGACCCTTGACCTCACCTATTGAAGTGTTTCCTCCATAAATACTGCTATTACAGCCACAGCCACAAGTTTTCGGGAGATTCTTTATATTTTCATCAACCTCATACTTTTTGTTTGGTACCAACTTGGAAAACAGGTGATGTGCCAATCCAGTCATAATCTGTGTTTTCTTGGTTGTAGTTTTTGGAGCAATGTTCAAAAGTCTTCTAATGGCGCCCTCGTGGGTTTTGATCTctggaaaaacaaaacatactttggAAAGTTAGGTACCAACATTTTTATAGGTACATGTACCAAcatttttataatcattttttttcattcttttctCTATTCCTGTCTTTTgcttaatatacatatacattgtatattaatatatacatgtatgtgttcatCTAAATGACAAAAGCTACATGTAGCTAGCTAGTACTACTAGTAGCTATACTATAGTATAGACCATGCAGGAAGTCTTCGGGACgcataatattcatatatatatatgtatttcatgcatttcaacaattttttcAATGAGTTTTTTATGTCTCTGTTTTTCAATGCATTTTCATACTGTAGGAATTTATAGTTGGGCACAATTATAAAAGAACATGGAATCCTGTCGAATGCTCCTACAGAAATCGAACCTGGCCTCCAGTGTGATAATTCAATTCCTGGTTATTTTACTTCTACTATTATGAGTTCAACATAATGAAAGATTATGTCATAGTCATTGTAGGTGTGGAGCATGGAAGTATACAGAAAGGAATttaatattgatgaaatgaGATGGCTTATTTAAAGGATAGTTAATTAAGAGAGTCCGAAGACTTGTATTAGGGAGGTTGTTCCATTTTTAATAGTACGAGGTAAAATGATTCTTTCCCCCCGACAGCTGGATGTTCTACATGATAATGTTTGAAAGGATGTGTGATGACTGTGTCTAGTTTGTCTTGATATTGGGGTGAAATATTTGTTGGTGATCATGATGGCTACTTTGTGATTGATCACAGGTAcccgactcgttttataaaataataacatataagagtacatatttctcatttatatgtactcttatatattattattttataaaacgagtcaggcacctgcCGTGGATTGATCTTATAAAATTATATCCAAACATaatctgttgttttttaatattaaaaaaaacaacaaataagtTGCTTTATTAATAGTATGCGTCCGAATACTCCTAATTTTCGACTGATCTCTATACCGTaaagtttaaattaaattaatagtTATCAACTTTAAATTATTGGGAATATAGAAAAGTAAAGAGATGATTTTAATAAAGGTGACCGATAAATAAGTTACTTTATTAATAGTATGCGTCCGAATACTCCTAATTTTCGACTGATCTCTATACCGTaaagtttaaattaaattaatagtTATCAACTTTAAATTATTGGGAATATAGAAAAGTAAAGAGATGATTTTAATAAAGGTGACCGATAATTACCACGGAGAAAATTCAACAGCGCCCAGAATGACTGACAAACATCGGGTTGTGTGCTTATTCCGATTGCATCAACTCCTCTTGACAGAAAATCTTCGAGACTGTCCGTATTCAGCAGGTCCCTTATTTCAACCCCTTCACAACTTGGACGTTCAGTAACAAAATTAGCTCTCGCTCTCATCATACATTCATATGTTGGTCGAAGAGAAATGTATGCATCACGGAAACTTGTTCCATCTTCAGCGTTACAGTTTCGGATTTCTAAGTTAATGAAACGAACAAACCCAGGATCAGTCAGGATAACTTTGAACAAGTTCTGGATGATTTTCTCTTCATCCGATCCCTTGAAATCATGTAAAGAATTCCCCAGAATAAGTTGATTTGTGGCTTGGTGGACATCCCGAAATCCCCAGTGAGTGTTCGCGGccatatttataatatattgggGTGAGGCGATTGACAGGATCGGGCAGAGTCGGACAGGATCAGGGTAGAATTGGACCGTTTAGTCATATATGCATAATTgcatatatatttcttttgttcGTAAATTGTCATTAAATGCCTTAATAATATACGTTGTaagctttatttatttaaaaaaaattgtgaaacaggttatatcaacttatactAATCACGCGCACGTTTGTTGgaccggatggaagcgcgcaaGAAAGGAAacctatatttatttatttctgtgcATGCGCAGCACCCGTGTGCAATACCACAACCAGCGTTTCCCAGGccagtatacatttgtataacacGGTTCAGTGATTGGACACTACCATAGCAACAATGTTTTGTGTAGTCTCCTAAATTCCTTGTGCTTGACGAAACTTTCATTTGCATTCAAAAGTCTAACGCAAATGTTTGGGTAAATTATATAAAGAAAGGTCTCTTGTTTAACCCAATGGTATATGTTTCAAcaaaagtatatattaatattgcaTCTCTTATTGAACCTTAAAAAGAGTACCAAagctcattttaaacttatcgaaacacttttaagtctatattaagtttttaagtctatattagtatatttatctgtcatcttttttattttacaactaattttgaaattatttggatttttttttctttttccccatattttgtataaaccGTTGGATATCAAAACAAAGTTTTGTGTGCTATTTAGAATTTGCTTTAACCTctcatgtatacattttttttatataaaatgcatagATTTGGCATTGATCTTCTATGTCTTGAATGCTCTAAAATGATAGCGTAAGCATTTTGCAATTACATTACGTCTACCATTTGACTTGTTTCTAATGGTTCCTGCGGGACGAGCTGaaatttcttcaaaaaaaaaaaaaaaaagaaaagaaaaaaaaaaaggtattcGGGGTTTTCTTTGTCCCACTTTAACCGATCGATTGATTGCGTTCCCTTCCAAtgactagttatatcaattagtggatttgactagaaccatcacctagggacagcattcatagtttgtgtatagataagctgatataaatatttctttctttgttttgtttgtttgtttgatttttgttttgttttttgttttgttgaaaacTGATGTGTACGCAACTGCGTATTTGCGTATAGTCAGCTACGCGCCTGAATACGAGtacatttcaatcaataattttattaatgtgctATTTAAAAAGATGcgtccacttattcagcttgcattcaatcttaactttgttacGTTTTTAACTCCATATcttcattttgcatttaccgctacattgactaatcacatacttcatcttgaccagtaacgtcACCTGTCGTGTCATTTCCGGGGACATAagtttgtttgtcttttttttttttttttttgaaaattgatgTGTACGCAACTGCGTATTTGCGTATAGACAGCTACGCGCCTGAATACGAATGCAtttcaatcaggaatataattttattaatgtgtcatttgaaaagatgcatccacttattcagcttgcattcaatcttacatttgttccgtttttaactgcatatctgcatttcgCATTTACCGcttcattgaccaatcacatacttcatcttgaccagtgacgccacctgtcgcgtcatttcTGGGGACAAAAGAATATTGTACGGCCATGCCGAAAAAACAAGaaacgaaaaaaacaaaacaacaaaaaaacaacaaaaaacaatgatGACAATATTTTGAAGAATGCCCTTGCAACAACAGAGAAGCAATTAATGAGTGGAGAGGTTGTCTGAAGATGTTCGTTACTCTTTTGGTGtttgaccctgacaccatgtctggt
Coding sequences within it:
- the LOC117318655 gene encoding uncharacterized protein LOC117318655; translated protein: MAANTHWGFRDVHQATNQLILGNSLHDFKGSDEEKIIQNLFKVILTDPGFVRFINLEIRNCNAEDGTSFRDAYISLRPTYECMMRARANFVTERPSCEGVEIRDLLNTDSLEDFLSRGVDAIGISTQPDVCQSFWALLNFLREIKTHEGAIRRLLNIAPKTTTKKTQIMTGLAHHLFSKLVPNKKYEVDENIKNLPKTCGCGCNSSIYGGNTSI